One window of Trifolium pratense cultivar HEN17-A07 linkage group LG5, ARS_RC_1.1, whole genome shotgun sequence genomic DNA carries:
- the LOC123882909 gene encoding glycylpeptide N-tetradecanoyltransferase 1, producing MEENNSQSNSPKSKSDLIDADTEISNSNINNDTSLETIVRSFQDSMSVTKQHKFWETQPVGQYKDVGDTSLPEGPIEPPTPLSEVKQEPYNLPTTYEWTTCDMTSEETCDEVYLLLKNNYVEDDENMFRFNYSKEFLTWALCVPGYYKNWHIGVRAKGSKKLVAFITGIPARIRVNDNVVKMAEINFLCVHKKLRSKRLAPVMIKEITRRVHLENIWQAAYTAGVVIPTPVATCQYWHRSLNPKKLIDVGFSRLGARMTMSRTIKLYKLPDSTVTSGFRKMELRDVPAVTRLLRNYLGKFDVAPDLDENDVEHWLLPHEDVVDSYLVESPENHEITDFCSFYTLPSSILGNQSYSTLKAAYSYYNVATKTPLAQLMNDALIVAKQKDFDVFNALDVMHNEGFLKDLKFGPGDGQLHYYLYNYRIRKALKPSELGLVLL from the coding sequence ATGGAAGAAAACAATTCTCAATCCAATTctccaaaatcaaaatcagatcTAATCGATGCAGACACAGAAATTTCAAATTCCAACATCAACAATGATACCTCGTTGGAAACAATTGTTCGGAGTTTCCAAGATTCAATGTCTGTaacaaaacaacacaaattcTGGGAAACACAACCAGTTGGTCAATACAAAGATGTTGGTGACACATCTTTACCAGAAGGACCAATTGAACCACCAACACCTTTATCAGAAGTGAAACAAGAACCTTATAATTTACCAACAACTTATGAATGGACAACATGTGACATGACTTCTGAAGAAACTTGTGATGAGGTTTATCTTCTTTTAAAGAATAATtatgttgaagatgatgaaaataTGTTTAGGTTTAATTATTCTAAGGAGTTTCTTACATGGGCTTTATGTGTTCCTGGTTATTATAAGAATTGGCATATTGGTGTTCGAGCGAAAGGTTCGAAGAAATTAGTTGCTTTTATAACTGGTATTCCTGCTAGGATTAGGGTTAATGATAATGTTGTGAAAATGGCtgagattaattttttatgtgttCATAAGAAACTTAGATCGAAAAGGCTTGCGCCAGTTATGATTAAGGAAATTACTAGAAGGGTTCATTTGGAAAATATTTGGCAAGCGGCTTATACTGCCGGGGTTGTTATTCCAACCCCGGTTGCTACTTGTCAATATTGGCATAGGTCGTTGAACCCGAAGAAGCTTATTGATGTTGGGTTTTCGAGGCTTGGTGCTAGGATGACTATGAGTCGGACTATTAAGCTTTATAAGTTGCCTGATTCAACGGTTACTAGTGGGTTTAGGAAAATGGAGTTGAGGGATGTTCCGGCGGTTACGCGGTTGCTTAGGAATTACTTGGGAAAGTTTGATGTTGCGCCTGATTTAGATGAAAATGATGTTGAACATTGGCTTCTTCCGCATGAGGATGTTGTCGATAGTTACTTGGTTGAGAGTCCTGAAAATCATGAGATCACTGATTTTTGTAGCTTTTatacattaccttcttcaatCCTTGGAAATCAGAGTTACTCAACTTTGAAAGCTGCTTATTCTTATTATAATGTAGCTACGAAAACTCCACTGGCTCAGTTGATGAACGATGCACTGATTGTGGCAAAGCAGAAGGATTTCGATGTTTTCAATGCTTTGGATGTAATGCATAATGAAGGTTTCCTTAAAGATCTCAAGTTTGGACCTGGAGATGGACAGCTTCACTACTACTTGTACAATTATAGGATTCGTAAAGCTTTGAAACCATCTGAACTTGGTCTTGTTCTCTTGTAG
- the LOC123882910 gene encoding peroxidase N-like: protein MKMNESCKAIACFWLMSFFILSVAEPTRPQLTTDFYRTSCPDLWTIVRTEVLNAMNEEIRIAASLLRLHFHDCFVNGCDGSILLDGDQDSEKFATPNLNSVRGFEVIDRIKTSLEHSCSGVVSCADILAIAARDSVFLSGGPFWYVQQGRRDGFVSNKTLANLAIPSPFDTLDTIISKFDDVGLNVKDVVTLSGSHTIGRARCTFFSNRLFNFSGTEEPDNTIEYEMLSELQNLCPQDGDGNTTTVLDQNSIDQFDNNYFKNLLNGKGLLSSDQILFSSDDETTSTTKQLVTSYSENERYFFMEFAYAMIKMGNINPLIGSEGEIRKNCRVINS from the exons atgaaaatgaatgaatcATGCAAAGCTATTGCATGTTTTTGGCTTATGAGTTTCTTCATTTTGAGTGTAGCTGAACCTACGAGGCCCCAACTGACTACAGATTTTTATAGGACATCATGCCCTGATCTTTGGACAATAGTTAGGACAGAGGTTCTTAATGCAATGAATGAAGAGATTCGAATTGCTGCTTCTTTGCTTCGCCTTCATTTTCATGATTGCTTTGTAAAT GGTTGTGATGGTTCAATTCTGCTTGATGGCGACCAAGATAGTGAGAAATTTGCTACACCTAACTTGAATTCTGTAAGAGGATTTGAAGTAATAGATAGAATCAAAACTTCATTGGAGCATTCATGCAGTGGAGTTGTGTCATGTGCTGATATATTAGCCATAGCTGCCAGAGATTCTGTGTTCCTA AGTGGGGGTCCTTTTTGGTATGTTCAACAAGGACGCAGAGATGGATTTGTGTCAAATAAAACACTTGCAAATCTTGCAATTCCTTCTCCATTTGATACATTAGATACTATCATTTCTAAGTTTGATGATGTTGGACTCAATGTCAAAGACGTTGTTACTTTATCAG GTTCCCACACAATTGGAAGGGCAAGGTGCACATTTTTTAGCAATAGATTATTCAACTTTTCTGGCACAGAAGAACCGGACAATACTATAGAATATGAAATGCTTTCTGAATTGCAAAATTTGTGTCCACAAGATGGAGATGGAAACACAACTACTGTTTTAGACCAAAACTCAATTGATCAATTTGATAACAATTACTTCAAAAATTTACTAAATGGAAAAGGTCTTCTTAGCTCTGATCAAATTCTcttttcaagtgatgatgaaacTACTTCAACCACTAAACAATTGGTCACATCTTATAGTGAAAAtgaaagatatttttttatggaatttgCATATGCTATGATTAAGATGGGGAATATTAATCCACTTATTGGTTCTGAGGGAGAGATTAGGAAGAACTGCAGAGTGATTAATTCTTAA
- the LOC123886072 gene encoding uncharacterized protein LOC123886072 has protein sequence MAASIYHRSRDLPWSILAANVSSGHSHDTALAAPVLSPQRKSFAQALQNVCDVLVGNFPKPCLKGKRLSIKIPEDSYKAGLDRCKNNLHGRLIMAKGDKPLRLHEIREKLTKAWAPVNKWQITPLGKGFYEFYFQNCEDLNRVWSIGTWNLKPGLLRLSAWSSDFKPENLKVTNAQIWIRIYGLPQEYWMPTTLFSIAFGIGTPLSLDEATKQRTMGHFARILVDVNLAEELHYQILVEREGYAFFVDIDYENLPYFCEHCCCIGHSIDKCRNVNSKAKDQKKSVEKVVPNKPNPKFVPKQKNKNKEPVQDNGKINEEVSDYESDQENAEVVKDTFEEPIMNKEMRANNGNHADMIVEHAENDKNVDVFVDHAQHHEILNPRIVEQTSDIPVVHERDRNLDENPSSWADEVDHSHDEGGEFTVVTSKKGRGKNKKYTPKPDLHTRSRTGSQLNSL, from the coding sequence ATGGCTGCCAGCATCTATCATCGCTCCAGGGATCTTCCTTGGTCAATTCTTGCTGCCAATGTGTCCTCTGGTCATTCCCATGACACTGCTTTGGCCGCTCCTGTTCTTTCGCCTCAACGGAAATCGTTTGCTCAAGCTCTACAGAATGTTTGTGACGTTCTGGTAGGTAACTTTCCTAAACCGTGCTTAAAAGGAAAGAGGCTATCTATTAAAATACCAGAGGATTCTTACAAAGCGGGTTTGGATAGATGCAAGAACAATCTCCATGGCCGTTTGATCATGGCTAAGGGAGATAAGCCTTTGCGTTTACATGAAATTCGCGAGAAGCTCACCAAAGCTTGGGCTCCGGTAAATAAATGGCAAATCACTCCGTTGGGAAAGGGCTTTTATgagttttattttcaaaactgTGAAGACCTCAATCGGGTTTGGAGCATCGGAACATGGAATCTTAAGCCGGGTTTGTTACGTCTGTCTGCTTGGTCCAGTGACTTTAAACCTGAAAACTTGAAGGTTACTAATGCTCAAATTTGGATTCGTATTTATGGTCTGCCACAGGAATATTGGATGCCTACGACTCTTTTTTCCATTGCTTTTGGAATAGGTACACCTCTTTCTTTGGATGAAGCAACTAAACAGCGCACCATGGGTCACTTTGCGCGCATTTTGGTTGATGTTAATCTTGCTGAGGAGCTGCATTATCAGATTCTTGTAGAAAGGGAAGGTTATGCCTTCTTTGTTGATATAGATTATGAAAACTTGCCATATTTTTGTGAACATTGTTGCTGCATTGGTCATTCTATTGACAAGTGTAGAAACGTTAACAGCAAGGCAAAGGACCAAAAGAAAAGTGTGGAGAAGGTTGTTCCTAACAAACCTAATCCAAAATTTGTCCCGAAGCAGAAAAATAAGAACAAGGAGCCTGTCCAAGACAATGGGAAAATAAATGAAGAAGTCTCTGATTATGAATCTGATCAAGAGAATGCGGAAGTGGTGAAAGACACTTTTGAAGAACCTATAATGAATAAGGAGATGCGTGCAAATAATGGAAATCATGCTGACATGATTGTGGAGCATGcagaaaatgataaaaatgtgGATGTTTTTGTGGATCATGCACAACATCATGAAATTCTGAATCCTCGGATAGTAGAGCAAACAAGTGACATTCCAGTTGTTCATGAGAGAGACCGCAACTTAGATGAGAATCCATCATCATGGGCAGATGAAGTTGACCATTCACATGATGAAGGAGGGGAATTCACTGTTGTAACCTCAAAGAAAGGTCggggtaaaaataaaaaatatactcctAAACCTGATTTACACACCCGGTCTAGGACGGGTAGCCAACTTAATTCTTTATGA